In Synergistota bacterium, one genomic interval encodes:
- a CDS encoding CTP synthase: protein MAKYIFVTGGVCSSLGKGITVSSIGAILKARGLNVSALKFDPYLNVDAGTMNPYQHGEVFVTEDGAETDLDLGHYERFMDVYLTSDHNVTAGKVYQAVIAKEREGRFLGATVQVIPHVTDEIKSRIRKVAEGFDVLIVEVGGTVGDIEGLPFLEAIRQFRVEEGVENTVYVHVTLVPYLKTAGEAKTKPTQHSVNELRRIGIQPDIVVCRTERALSEEAIKKIALFSSLPADAVIEARDARLIYEVPLHLEREGIGKLISKKLGFLLRDPDLSAFADFVESWLNPIGELNVAIVGKYVRHKDAYISVVEALTHASVYWKRRLNIQWVDAEEIKEGMEEEVLRGVNGVLVPGGFGFRGIEGKMRAIKYARERKIPFLGLCFGMQCAVIEFARNVCGLKEANTTEVDPCTPYPVIDLLPGQKGLRDLGGTMRLGSYPCKLVRDSKAFLAYGEEVIYERHRHRY from the coding sequence TTGGCTAAGTATATATTTGTTACAGGTGGTGTTTGTTCATCTTTAGGTAAAGGTATAACTGTTTCCTCGATAGGAGCTATACTTAAGGCTCGTGGGTTAAATGTAAGTGCTTTGAAGTTTGATCCATATCTTAATGTAGATGCTGGGACCATGAATCCTTATCAACATGGAGAGGTTTTCGTTACAGAGGATGGTGCTGAGACTGATCTTGATTTGGGGCATTATGAGAGATTTATGGATGTCTATTTAACCTCTGATCATAATGTTACTGCGGGTAAGGTCTATCAAGCAGTTATAGCGAAGGAGAGGGAGGGCAGATTTCTTGGAGCTACAGTCCAAGTAATTCCTCACGTAACTGATGAAATAAAGAGTAGAATAAGAAAGGTAGCGGAAGGTTTTGATGTGCTAATAGTTGAGGTTGGTGGTACAGTGGGGGATATAGAAGGGCTACCTTTCCTTGAAGCGATAAGGCAATTTAGGGTTGAGGAGGGTGTAGAAAATACGGTTTATGTTCATGTTACTCTTGTTCCCTATCTTAAGACTGCAGGAGAGGCGAAAACTAAACCTACACAACATAGTGTTAATGAGCTTCGGAGGATAGGTATTCAACCGGATATAGTGGTTTGCCGAACTGAAAGAGCCTTGTCGGAAGAGGCGATTAAGAAAATAGCTCTTTTTTCTAGCCTTCCTGCTGATGCGGTTATAGAAGCCAGGGATGCGAGATTGATTTATGAGGTTCCTTTGCATCTTGAGAGAGAAGGGATAGGAAAACTTATTTCTAAGAAGCTTGGTTTTTTATTAAGGGACCCAGATTTATCAGCTTTTGCCGATTTTGTAGAATCATGGCTTAATCCTATTGGTGAGTTGAATGTAGCTATAGTTGGTAAATATGTCAGACATAAAGATGCTTATATAAGTGTGGTAGAAGCTCTAACGCATGCTTCTGTCTATTGGAAAAGGAGATTGAACATACAATGGGTAGATGCTGAGGAGATAAAGGAGGGAATGGAGGAAGAAGTTTTAAGAGGAGTTAATGGAGTACTTGTCCCTGGCGGTTTTGGTTTTCGTGGGATAGAGGGGAAGATGAGAGCAATAAAATATGCTAGAGAAAGGAAAATACCTTTCTTAGGTTTGTGTTTTGGTATGCAGTGTGCTGTTATTGAGTTTGCGAGAAATGTGTGTGGTCTTAAAGAAGCCAATACTACAGAGGTAGATCCTTGTACTCCTTATCCTGTTATAGACCTTTTACCTG
- a CDS encoding HEAT repeat domain-containing protein: MKEWEGVLEKLNKESETSIVLELLGSLKPFIREEEVKEKVLDFLLNFGDRLVRIKSTEILEELESADSKVIEALVIALLNDPDAFVRGFSAKVLGKIGDIRAIEALKKAREDEDGFVRHYAEEALRILEMKTRLLSVIQRAKGG, translated from the coding sequence ATGAAGGAATGGGAAGGGGTATTAGAAAAGCTTAATAAAGAATCTGAGACATCAATAGTTTTAGAATTGTTAGGAAGCCTTAAACCTTTTATTAGGGAAGAGGAAGTAAAAGAGAAGGTTTTGGATTTCTTACTTAATTTTGGGGACAGATTGGTTAGAATAAAATCTACTGAAATTCTTGAGGAGCTTGAATCAGCTGATAGTAAAGTGATAGAAGCTCTAGTGATTGCATTACTTAATGATCCTGATGCGTTTGTAAGAGGGTTTTCTGCTAAGGTGTTAGGGAAGATAGGAGATATTCGTGCAATAGAAGCCTTGAAAAAAGCACGGGAAGATGAGGATGGTTTTGTTAGGCATTATGCTGAAGAGGCTCTTAGAATTCTTGAAATGAAGACGCGACTTTTAAGCGTCATTCAGAGAGCGAAAGGAGGATAA